The Novipirellula aureliae genome window below encodes:
- a CDS encoding HEAT repeat domain-containing protein — protein sequence MIRYHIKSLLIVALTAAILFGWYTDRTRLAIENESLHVRVRQLEARSTLAGNDFFARRRAIKSLVDKSDAQSLALLLYGLTDSDPVVRATAYSALRSKDRFVTTDSTTIGGNEVAKSLERYFGQSESASDVQ from the coding sequence ATGATTAGGTATCATATTAAATCGTTGCTCATTGTCGCCTTGACTGCTGCGATTCTATTTGGTTGGTATACAGATCGAACGAGGTTAGCTATTGAAAACGAGAGTCTTCACGTAAGAGTCAGACAGTTGGAAGCACGCTCAACCCTTGCTGGGAACGATTTCTTCGCGCGTCGACGTGCGATTAAATCGCTGGTCGATAAGTCCGATGCACAGAGTTTGGCTCTGTTGCTTTACGGATTGACCGATTCGGATCCCGTAGTGCGTGCGACTGCATATTCAGCCCTTCGAAGTAAAGATAGATTTGTCACCACGGACTCAACGACGATAGGGGGCAATGAAGTTGCGAAGTCTCTCGAGCGGTATTTTGGTCAGTCGGAGAGCGCGAGCGACGTCCAATAA